TATAAGTTTGTCAAATGTCGTTGCATTCTGGATTGTAAatgaacaaaaattataattactgATTCTGAACGCTAAcagataaaaaattaattgaacaaaaatcaacataaaaagcATGTGCAGTTCGAGCATATAAAGAAAAAAGTGCTTGCCAGGAAACTTCAAGcatttaaagaaaagaaaactatGTACAAGCACTGGCccattttataaaaagtatTGAGATGTTAACCAATGATAGTGTGTTAGCCTGTTAGGTACTAGGACGATGATCCAGTGCCCAacattaatttaaaacaattaaaatgaaataattcaTCTAAGGGAAAATACAGTGATTGTTACCAGAAATTAGTTCCAACGATTTATCAGTTAGGTTGCAGTTTTGGGACAGATTGAGCAATGACAGGGACGAAAGATCCTTTATGTTCCTGATGCCAGCATCAGTTAATCCTCCACCGCATATTTCCAACGATTGCAGATTCTTGAAATCTACATTAAAACAAACACATTAAAAAACCGTGCGAGGTAGGCAGAAGAGAAGGTAATTGATGCAAGACTAAACAAAAAACACATTCTTAATTTCCCAGTGATGCCATGACTACACATGATCTAATATCAACAACGAATGCTTATAACGTACTTCTCAAATAATTGGTTCCAGAATCTGTAATACGAGCTCCAAAGAGATCCAGATGGGTCAATCCAGTCAAACCTGTAACAGACAGATGCAGTCAGTTCATGCATCTCTTCATCAAACtagtttaatatatttaagaTCTTAAATAAATGCAAACATGACCAGAAAATGAGTACTTCATAATGCATACACTATAGATTGCTGCTTAGAGACTAAGAAACTAAAATAATGGGGATTCTTTTTTTACGTAGAACATATAAGTATAACACTCAAGAACAAGCATTTGAAATTTtagttactttttttttaatatcacaTTATCAGATTGATGAATTCAAAATTAGATAtgcaatatttaaaaaatatttttcaaataattttatattacgaGTAACGGCGCATTGTTACCAAGAGCCACTACTGGTagcaatattttatatttcgttattttttttgtgatattttaaaaaataactccttaaatttattaaataattgatttttttacaataattGATTTTTTCACAACAGTTCAAAGTTAAAACAATAAAGATCCTCTCAAAGGTTATGGCTTGTAGCCTACCATGACCAAATGGCTTATATTTCATAAGCAATCATATATACTATATGCTTCAAATTTTAAGTGCATTTTAGAAACTTGTTGCAAGCCTCTGCCAAATAAATTTTAGCAGAAAAATAACAGAGACGGGCATATTTGAACAAACACATGTTGCttatatatgatatatttgAACCATCACCAAGAAATACCACACTAGATTTTAAAGATAAAGATAGAAAGATCTCAAAGAGCTAGCTAATTTAAGGAAAGAGTTTATAGGTACCATTTTTCAAATACACTTACTTGTCAAGGCTGCAAGTCCACTATCTGTAATTTGTCGAACGTCTAGATTAAGCGATCTAAGAGATGACAATCCAGATAGTTTTCTTATACCTCCATCTGTTATCATAGTGAATGAGAGATTTATACTCTCCAAATTGATCAAATCTGAAGAAATAAACAAGTAAACAATAGGTTATGCAATGCATAAAAACCACAAAAAAGATTAGACACAAGCTCATAACAAGAAGTGCTGAAGTATTATCCACAGCAAAAAACCGTCTTTTGGTGAATCATGAAGTAAAAAATTCCCCAAAGAGTACGGTTGATCAGACTCTTCAACTTGTTTATCTAGCATCATAACTTGGTTTATCTTGAATCATGTAGATCGTGCGatattaaatctaaaattaggTATATCAAACTCCATAGAAAACATATATTTGCTTTCCTTCGTCTCCAAGAACTCTCACGAAGGAATAAcgtttaatcaattaatttacatttcaatCCACAAGTAGGAAATAAATTTCTAACCAGAAAGGTGGCGGAGCCCAGCACTTCCAACTTCAGTATCTGACAGCACTAGGCATTTCAATTTCCGAAGGCCTGAAACCAAGTGACCAAGCAACGTTCAAAAGTTAGCCTTCTGATAAAGAGCAGAAAAGGAGAAAACCATTTAATTATGCAAATTAAACAACTCAGACAACATTGTCTTTTAAAGCTGGAAATAATTTAGTATGTGTGTATGTTTGACAAATCTATTGAAAGCTTTTCAAAAACCTGTCATTATCAATCTGTCACTGTAATAAAAGCTATCAGTTTCAACAGTAGAATTTTCAATAAACACTAAGAGTCTTGACAACTAAATATGTGGTCATTTTACTTTTTTCCCTTTCAAGAATTTGGAAGTGATCATAATGCAGTTTTCAGTAAACAAAGATCACATGTTTGCAATTGAAGGTAGGGACGTTTAAACCTCCAAAATGTGGATTCAAGACAGTTTCATAACAAAGTATACTCTAACTGAAGACTCCATAAATTCAGTTTTATCTACACGGAGAATGCATGCACAGCGCACACGCAATGAATCACGGATACATATGACCTTTgtacagaaaaaaaaatcttatgaATATGGTTCTAGAGAACATTTgattaaaagaaatgaaagaaaaattatCCAATTAAAAAAGATGATAAATCTATGGGTAAACCAATTAATGACCTGTTAAATTAGCCAGCCCCTCATCATTGATTGTACAAGAATCCAAGTTCAAGCTCTCCAAATTAATCAAACCTGATCGaaataatatagaaaattaGTTACAATGAGTACATGTAGTTCAAAAAACGTAGCTGTAAAACATTACTTTGAAAGTTTATAATGTAATCATTGCACAGCCAATTCATATCATCAAAGTTTAGAAATGGAACTGCGAAAATTCCAGGAAAAGCGAAAAGGCGCCCGATAAATTGTTACCTTTTCCTTATTCAGTTTCTTAGTTTCTTCTTGTTTTTAAGgatctttaaacttttaaaaaaaatctttttgaGAGAATGAAATATTTTTTGTCGTTCAGAAACACTAGCTACAGTTatagaaacatataaaaataataatctacaCTTCTggcattaaaaaaaaaagatgaagagcAGCAGATAGACTACCCTTTAGGTGTACCAAACACGCATTGGAGATGTCATTGAAGCCCAGATTTAATACCTTAAGTTTTTTGAGCTCTGCGGAAGACAAGGCAAGTCATAAAGTAGGATCCTCCCGTTAAACATGACATTAACTTTCCATAAGATAAAACTGAAGCATATGAATGGTACTTACTGGAAAAACCTTCACATCCATCATCAGAAAGATGGCATCTGTTGAGATTCAGATATAACAGAGAAGCAAGAGCTGCAAAAAATCATGTAAAAACAGAAATCAGGTTACGACAAATCCACatcaaacaattaattaaacataCTTAACAACATAAAGAAAGTCTTTCAAACTTTTAACAAGAATAGAGTCATCATAGTATAGTTCACCACACATCAAACATTCAAGATCACAAGAAAACCAGGCCAATTAAGCATCAAAAGCCACTCTCGAAGCAAACACTTGGGTGGGTCGATAGCATGTTGAGCAGTGGAATGGACTACAAACCTGAGAGAGTACTTAAGCATGCAGCGGTAACTGGGCACCCCTCCAAATTTAGTAAACTGAGCTTATGCAAACctgaaaataaaatgaattgtgATCAACttctttaatattttgggaTCTAATTATCAGCTAAGATACTAAAATGACAGAGAATGAAATCTTACGGAACCAAACAGTTCATGGGCATCATCGTAAACCGATCTTAAGAAAATAATACTTAGATAAGGCAGATTAACTAAGCAATTCAAAAGCTAGTTGTATGCTAAAATGATCATTAAAAGCTATAAATAAAGTAGATTCGATTCAACCAATTTTGACCTTCGGCCTATGTACATCGTATAACTTCCTCACTTGCTAAACAAAGCAAGCAAGAAATGTTTCCTGTGTCAGTTAGTGAGGCCTAATTCTCTTTTTGAcactaatataaataaaagaaaaaaaaactccaTACCTTTCAAATAAGAAGTGCCCAAATCTGTAACCTTGCTGCAAGAGAGTTGCAATTCTTTCAAATTTGTCAGCCCtgtataaaaaattgaattggcTCAAATTCAGAATTAACTtcacacttttaattttagcttttCTAGTCAACAGAGTTAATTTCCTATCATGAAATTCTCAGGCTTCATGAATCAAATTTGTAAATAGTAGACATGAATTCTGAAAAGGAAAGAGACTAAGATGTCATATATAGGGAGATAAGCGAATGCAAGTCCGAAGTCAGCAACGATAACCAATAcaagaaacacaaaaaaaagCTCCATTAAATTGGTTAGACAGAGGATTAAGATATCTAGTGCCGCACTTCACATATACATTCATTTTTCTGAGAAAGGAAAACAAACGGAGAAATAGAATACCAAAGAGCTCATTACTAGAGAGATGCTTCATATCATCATCTGTTATGCAGTTGCACCATTTAATACTAAGGGATTCCAGCTTCATCAAACCTGCAGTAACACAGATGTGGAACAGAAGTAAAGATTAACCAAAAAGCGAAATATCAAAAGCATAGTGATTTTATAACTTGAGAGCTTCATTGTCATAAATTCCTTGATTGCAACACCTACCGAGCACTGATACTAACATCTATCTAGATTTAAATTGTCACAAACTGGCACTTGTAGTTGCAAGTACATCACAGAATATGCTTAATCACACTACACATGAACAGAGGTTTCAAGGATCTCAAACATATTAATCCGATAGTCGTAAACATGGAAAGCttttgaaacataaaaaaaagcatcaataaaattatttaacacTAGGTAGCTCTACACAATTTAGAGTTTACACAAAATCCTGTTAAACATATGAGAATTTTAAGcttctttaaaaaatagaatGGAAACGACAAATTCATATTATTTGACTAAGCAAAATCCTATGAAAGCTCAATCTGTCCAGATTGTCCTCTtaatatttgattaaaaaaagagTTGGACTCTTGTAAGAATGAGTCACAACAAAAcatcattaaaaacaaaatacaaaatttagcataaaaagacACATTTCTTATATAAATGTCAGTGACAAATTTGTAATTTTCAAACAACGTTAAAGTGCTTTAAAGTGGGCAATACCTTTAAGATGACCAAGTCCGCCACCAATGCCAGGACACCTCTCCAGATCCAATTTCACCAAGTTAACCAAGTTAGCAAAGGCGCTCATTCCTTGTGCTGTAATTGAATTGTTTCTTCTAAAACTCAAACTTGTCAAGTTTGTGAGGCCTGTATATTATTCAGaatttataatgttacaaaaaaaattaaatttatttccatttattatatgtaatatatataaggCTTCTATGTTGTTATCCTTTGCCAGTTTCTAAGAGTTAAATGATTTAAAGAAATACCATAAGTAAAAACTAGCCTACTGAGAGAGAgctgaagaagaaaaagaaaggtTATTACTTACCGCTGATTTTACCAAGTCCGAGGTCTGAAATCTGGtcacaataattaaaatttaaggcTTGCAGGTTTTTACAGTCTTTAAAATGAGCCAATCCAGAATCAGTTACATCTGAACCAGAAAGATCCACAGAAAGTAAAGACATCCCTTGTGAAGAGATAACAGCCATCCAGCTATCATTAACCCCGGAACATCCTCCCAAGTGAAGATCCTGTTAAAAGCACAATCAGTTCAATAGCATGCGATATTCAACACTCAGCAGCGACAAAGATCTTAAAAAGAGTTTGCACATGTCCCACCAGACATTACCTGGAGAGCACAATCCCGAAAAGCTTCAAGAAGGAGCTCATTCAATTGTTGAGAATATGCCAATTCGTTAAAAATTTGTTGAGTAATATCCCTTGGAAGCATAGAAAACGTATTGTAGTTATTTATGTCCTGTTTGAGTAAAAAGCTCAAGCAATCAGTCCATATAACAATTTGAGGATTCAGATACCGTACTAAGGAGAATATACCTCGCATATTTTTTGGATGCATAACTCCATGAGGGATGGATATTTCTGACTGCCTCGCTGTAGTTCATAAGCAGGTCTTGGAAATGAAGTTGCTAACCACTTTGAGCTTGCGCTTTTGCTGTATCTTCTAGAAATGCCTCTTTGTAAATTATCATCATTGTTTAATTGATTCCTCTTCCTAGAACAGGCTCCCCCCATCGAATTATAATCAATTTTATGTCATAAAATTCGGCAGCAGAACAATGCTCTAATCCATTCAAATACCAAAAAGGAAAGCTGACACTCCCCTTCAACCTGCACAAATGAGAATAAAGTACTTGCTCAGCCCACaccaataattcaaatgaaattctttcttttaaagaattaaatatgCACTAGACAGCATATTAGAACATCACCTATAAGAACCGAAATAAACTGTTTGCTAAAATGCAGCAGGTTTTCTCATATTAATTTACAGACAACCTTTAACATAACATTTTGAGACGCTCTAATGTACCAAAAAGGCGTAGAAAACAATTCTCactcatcaaaaaaaaaagttcccAAAATGTTTTCT
This window of the Mercurialis annua linkage group LG5, ddMerAnnu1.2, whole genome shotgun sequence genome carries:
- the LOC126681117 gene encoding uncharacterized protein LOC126681117 isoform X1; protein product: MGGACSRKRNQLNNDDNLQRGISRRYSKSASSKWLATSFPRPAYELQRGSQKYPSLMELCIQKICEDINNYNTFSMLPRDITQQIFNELAYSQQLNELLLEAFRDCALQDLHLGGCSGVNDSWMAVISSQGMSLLSVDLSGSDVTDSGLAHFKDCKNLQALNFNYCDQISDLGLGKISGLTNLTSLSFRRNNSITAQGMSAFANLVNLVKLDLERCPGIGGGLGHLKGLMKLESLSIKWCNCITDDDMKHLSSNELFGLTNLKELQLSCSKVTDLGTSYLKGLHKLSLLNLEGCPVTAACLSTLSALASLLYLNLNRCHLSDDGCEGFSKLKKLKVLNLGFNDISNACLVHLKGLINLESLNLDSCTINDEGLANLTGLRKLKCLVLSDTEVGSAGLRHLSDLINLESINLSFTMITDGGIRKLSGLSSLRSLNLDVRQITDSGLAALTSLTGLTHLDLFGARITDSGTNYLRNFKNLQSLEICGGGLTDAGIRNIKDLSSLSLLNLSQNCNLTDKSLELISGLTGLVSLNVSNSRITSAGLQHLKPLKNLKSLTLESCKVTANDIKKLQSTDLPQLVSYRPE
- the LOC126681117 gene encoding uncharacterized protein LOC126681117 isoform X2 — protein: MGGACSRKRNQLNNDDNLQRGISRRYSKSASSKWLATSFPRPAYELQRGSQKYPSLMELCIQKICEDINNYNTFSMLPRDITQQIFNELAYSQQLNELLLEAFRDCALQDLHLGGCSGVNDSWMAVISSQGMSLLSVDLSGSDVTDSGLAHFKDCKNLQALNFNYCDQISDLGLGKISGLTNLTSLSFRRNNSITAQGMSAFANLVNLVKLDLERCPGIGGGLGHLKGLMKLESLSIKWCNCITDDDMKHLSRLTNLKELQLSCSKVTDLGTSYLKGLHKLSLLNLEGCPVTAACLSTLSALASLLYLNLNRCHLSDDGCEGFSKLKKLKVLNLGFNDISNACLVHLKGLINLESLNLDSCTINDEGLANLTGLRKLKCLVLSDTEVGSAGLRHLSDLINLESINLSFTMITDGGIRKLSGLSSLRSLNLDVRQITDSGLAALTSLTGLTHLDLFGARITDSGTNYLRNFKNLQSLEICGGGLTDAGIRNIKDLSSLSLLNLSQNCNLTDKSLELISGLTGLVSLNVSNSRITSAGLQHLKPLKNLKSLTLESCKVTANDIKKLQSTDLPQLVSYRPE